Proteins from a single region of Apostichopus japonicus isolate 1M-3 chromosome 21, ASM3797524v1, whole genome shotgun sequence:
- the LOC139963001 gene encoding uncharacterized protein isoform X2, with the protein MEPVSHQKIVHGNLQPVGIGQQPQVIQNAGNLKGSVPRFTVGVAIIICGIIEIMLMIELRTSFDSYLGVVGWGIWNGAVITFMVLAIIATLMSIIWWGHQASLVPCGQIDSDRYIMITVTYALQACLCVIGAGFTCTALSADNQPQQVIVSRFLPVTPPAMHSYGAVMFDQPPAYTPNISGNLASSSDYCVVTAQPFYSE; encoded by the exons ATGGAACCAGTAAGCCATCAGAAAATTGTGCATGGGAATCTACAACCTGTCGGTATTGGACAACAGCCGCAGGTGATTCAAAATGCCGGGAACCTAAAGGGATCTGTGCCTCGCTTCACCGTGGGAGTTGCCATCATTATTTGTGGCATTATCGAAATCATGCTGATGATCGAGTTACGAACATCATTTGACTCATATCTGGGTGTTGTAGGTTGGGGAATCTGGAACGGTGCG gtAATAACTTTCATGGTCCTGGCCATCATTGCGACACTTATGAGTATAATCTGGTGGGGTCACCAGGCGTCTCTAGTCCCATGTGGTCAG ATTGACAGTGACAGGTACATTATGATAACTGTAACATATGCTCTGCAAGCTTGTTTGTGCGTCATTGGGGCAGGTTTTACATGCACTGCACTTTCTGCTGATAACCAACCCCAGCAAGTG aTTGTCAGCCGATTTCTCCCGGTAACACCACCAGCGATGCACTCATATGGAGCAGTTATGTTCGATCAACCACCTGCATACACTCCCAATATTAGTGGCAATCTCGCTTCTTCCTCAGACTATTGTGTGGTAACTGCCCAACCATTCTATTCTGAGTAG
- the LOC139963001 gene encoding uncharacterized protein isoform X1, with protein MEPVSHQKIVHGNLQPVGIGQQPQVIQNAGNLKGSVPRFTVGVAIIICGIIEIMLMIELRTSFDSYLGVVGWGIWNGAFAVTTGFFGVFSRKRKCMVITFMVLAIIATLMSIIWWGHQASLVPCGQIDSDRYIMITVTYALQACLCVIGAGFTCTALSADNQPQQVIVSRFLPVTPPAMHSYGAVMFDQPPAYTPNISGNLASSSDYCVVTAQPFYSE; from the exons ATGGAACCAGTAAGCCATCAGAAAATTGTGCATGGGAATCTACAACCTGTCGGTATTGGACAACAGCCGCAGGTGATTCAAAATGCCGGGAACCTAAAGGGATCTGTGCCTCGCTTCACCGTGGGAGTTGCCATCATTATTTGTGGCATTATCGAAATCATGCTGATGATCGAGTTACGAACATCATTTGACTCATATCTGGGTGTTGTAGGTTGGGGAATCTGGAACGGTGCG TTTGCCGTTACAACTGGATTTTTCGGCGTTTTTAGCAGAAAAAGGAAGTGTATG gtAATAACTTTCATGGTCCTGGCCATCATTGCGACACTTATGAGTATAATCTGGTGGGGTCACCAGGCGTCTCTAGTCCCATGTGGTCAG ATTGACAGTGACAGGTACATTATGATAACTGTAACATATGCTCTGCAAGCTTGTTTGTGCGTCATTGGGGCAGGTTTTACATGCACTGCACTTTCTGCTGATAACCAACCCCAGCAAGTG aTTGTCAGCCGATTTCTCCCGGTAACACCACCAGCGATGCACTCATATGGAGCAGTTATGTTCGATCAACCACCTGCATACACTCCCAATATTAGTGGCAATCTCGCTTCTTCCTCAGACTATTGTGTGGTAACTGCCCAACCATTCTATTCTGAGTAG